AATGAGACCAACAATGGTAATGCTACCAATCATGTCGTTGCTGTAGAGCTCGATACAATCCAGAACCCAGAATTTAAAGATATCAATGATAACCATGTTGGGGTGGACATCAATAGCTTGGAGTCCGCAACATCTACCTCAGCAGGTTATTATGCTGACGGTGGTGCCTTTATGAACTTGACCCTTTTCAGTGGAAACCCAATGCAAGTTTGGGTGGAATATGATGGTGTCAAGAAACAACTCAATGTAACTTTAGCTCCAATTGATGTTGGTAAACCCAAATTTCCACTCTTGTCTTTGTCCCGTGATCTTTCACCTATCATTAACAAAACCATGTATGTTGGGTTCTCTTCCGCAACTGGCTCTCTCCTAATATCCCATTATATTTTGGGTTGGAGCTTTAAGATGAATGGTAAGGCTCAAGAACTTGCCCTTTCTCAACTTCCCAAGCTGCCTCGAGGTAAAGAGAGATCTAAACTTTTGACAATTGGATTGCCTGTGATTCTTGTTTGTTTAGTCTTGATAGCAATTTCAGGTGCAACTTATGtcataaaaaggaaaaggaagttTGCAGAATTGCTAGAAGACTGGGAGGTTGACTATGGGCCTCACAGATTCAAATACAAAGATCTTTATATTGCTACAAAAGGATTTGGGGACAAAGAACTATTGGGTAGTGGTGGATTTGGTAGAGTTTATAAAGGTGTACTAACTACCTCTAAAATTGAGATTGCCGTGAAGAAGGTCTCTCATGAATCAAGGCAAGGAATGAGAGAATTTGTGGCTGAAATTGTGAGCATAGGTCGGCTTCGCCACAGGAATTTAGTACCACTCTTGGGCTATTGCCGAAGAAAAGGAGAACTGCTCTTGGTGTATGATTACATGTCCAATGGGAGCCTAGACAAGTACCTCTTTGATCAACCTCAGGTCACCCTCAGTTGGAGCCAAAGATTTCAAGTCATAAAAGGTGTGGCATCCGGGCTGCTTTATCTACACGAAGGATGGGATCAAGTTGTCATTCACAGAGACGTGAAGGCTAGTAATGTTTTGCTAGATGGTGAACTGAATGGTAGATTAGGAGACTTTGGTCTTGCAAGATTATATGACCATGGAACTGATCCACAAACTACCCATGTGGTTGGAACTCTTGGGTATCTTGCACCAGAGCATAATCGAAGCGGCAAGGCCACAACAAGCACCGATGTGTATGCTTTTGGGGCCTTTATGCTCGAGGTTGCTTGTGGAAGAAGACCAATACAGGCAAATGGGCCATCAGAGGATTCGATTTTGGTTGATTGGGTGTTTTCTCATTTAAGCCGAGGCGAAATTATGGAGGCAAGGGATCCAAATTGTGGTACAAATTATGTAGCAGAAGAACTAGAGTTGGTATTGAAATTGGGATTGATGTGCTCTCATTCAGAGGCTGCTGCAAGGCCTAGCATGCGCCAAGTTGTGCAGTACTTAGAAGGTGATGTTCCTTTTCCAGACTTATCATCGCTTGGTCTTTGTTCCACCGGCTTAACATTTGCCCACGGGGAACGTTTCGATGATTTTTTCATGACCTATCCGTCTTCTATGAACAAGGGGTTTTCTTATTCGTCTTCCATTGCAGATTCGCTTCTCTCAGGGGGACGCTGATACTGAAAGCTACTAATATCCACAAAAGCAGACCGAAAGTAgggaaattttttgaatatgatCTTTTTAATGATTGTACTGAATTACAATATTGTTTCCTTTTAAGGCTATGCAGTATATATGTCATGTCTGCTTAGCACATTTTCTCTAATTCTATAACAACTAATCGCAGAGCCGATGGTTGagaatatatgattattttgagatgtgatataatatataatatgtaatttactttctaaatttaattgtatataatttgttctttcaaaatattaaaaaatttctaaaaataatttttatctttctatttttacaaatatacaaatttatcatttttggtattttttgataggctaagaatgtattgaccccttatgatgaattaacaaattaattagtcaaagtaattaattaattcaattagcatgcaatacacgtggtagtacaaacaaatcactaatttACTAAATctagcaaaaattaaattgacacagtaatttatttacaaatggaGAAAACTTGCTTGGCAAAAACCCAaccaagtgattttaaggtcaacactctcgagaattcactattatcacaataaacggttacaagtaaaggaatctcaataccttatacctacatgcagttgaacccttatcacAATActcaattagacttgttctgtagtgacaatctcttcttttcaatgcacggctcccagtatatgactaaccaatttgatacTCGGATCTCAGTATGCggcttaatcaccaacttgagaaaaatgttggctgcaaagttcttcagttcatcacacgatgaaaatcatgaagctcattggttacaaaaccctacagtgtacAAATACAACAGCTTcgtcaagagaaagatgaactagggaaaaattctatctctggtcacaatttgcatgaacacaactttgcttcacattCGTGCAACCTTTAACGTCCTTAAAACAATCTTTATATAAGTTTAgcgttgtgagaaaagaaagcccaaacatatatacacgaattggatgaaaatcagagctgaaaatctgtttttcataagccttgatagatagcttatctatcgagctagctattGAGTGTCGGGACTTTAGCagcttttaaatctcgatagatattaGCTGTCGAGTTTTTAAATCcggcacttcttcacttgtttcttggacaaatttgcatagctttaacacttgatcttgaaaccttgtttcttgaagcattaaacatatcctagatctacccaattacaagtaacgtgaattttgtcaaaggattagccaattgcgtaaaatattgacatatgttctaacatgattcacatatttcctaacaatctctccatttggcaattcgtgacaaaaccacaataaataaatgaacatatgagagaagtcataaaacACTCAACTCATACGCActtgttgaatataataaaatctatcctaatacaaactcttgaaaaactttgcaagaagagagtttatggcaagaagactttgacaacctatatttctaaaacactttaaacaaaactcatcacagcATCTTGGTGTGACATAGAAACAATAAattgcatacaatatataaagaatcatgtgcataaagagagaaaagaaacaacacatggaaagataggtgaataacatgcatcaatatatataaacccaaatataagtacaatgtatgtcaaatggtcacaagaccaatatacatgaggtaaatgtaaaagaaagaaaagaaaatacataaaaacctcactacatcccttatAGACACTCTTCCTATCACAAAAATCTCTTATGCTAACACTCCCCCTATgtatatgactactctcatattaaaaatactccccctttttgtcacgagtgacaaagggtaattACATCAAGcagacatctcatcatcacaGGGTGAGCTAGCACCATCGTCTTTATCAGCATCATCACTGTCGGAGCCATCATCACTCTCAACCTCAGAAATCGGTggagatgaagaagaagcaacAGTTAAACCACCCATGACAGCCTGTCGTCATGCGATACAACCAACACGGGTGTTCATCTGATACAACTCATCACTGGGAGTGTCAAGGTGAGTATCCATGCGCacaagctgtgccatgatggccttAAGAGTCACTCCACCCACAGAAGACAAAGGAGCGGTGGTGGAAGGAGTGGTAGAAGCTAGAAGAGCTGCCGTCTCGGTCTATGTCTATCTCGGGCAAAGCTGAGCCTCACTCTATCTAATGGTAGTAGTGTCAATGACACCCATAATGGGAAGTGATCAGACATGGGACATGGGACAAAAAAATGGTGAATGATCCTtgtgatagccgaaggaaaaatgagcttatcacgggtcaccgtatccctatagacatctataaaGGATAGGATGAAGTGAGAAAGGAAGTCGATAGAAATGTCCTCTAAGATGGACAACAAAAACCAAGCACGAGGCTTTGTGATagtgttatagtgagacaagggATGAAGAATGAATGCCATCATCGTGTTAAGGAAtctcggaccttttgcaaatCTCGAGTAAGGGGTGTTTTGATGGTCACCCTAAGATGAAGGTGTCTCATAAAAGAGAGACGAGAgttcatctttggacacagtcctcagatgATCGCAACCAGGGTAGTTAGGATGCACTACACTAGGAATGTGTAGTACCTCAGATATAGGATCTAGAGTAACTACAATGCATATACCTCAAACACGAGTGACAAACTAGGGTATAGAGTAATCAAATTCATGCATGTAagagtaaaactcctgtatgatcacgGAAGGGCATGTGACCGGGAtgccacacagtgactcccaacccctactGTAGTTGACAGTGGGAAGATTAGTATTGGAAAAATCCGATAGGATGACTTGGCATtctgaatgaatgcctcgtctagagAAGTTCTCTAAAAAGTCCTTTCGGGCTTTATCATCACAGAACTGAACAGAATAAGGAGTGGGGTCAGACGAAGAAGTGGATGTCCCATAATGAAGAGGGTTCTGGGATGAAATGGATTTTCGTTTAAGTGCCTTGATGCAACTATccgagaagaaagagagagagagagggaaaaaggGAGACACGTAGAAAAGCACcaaacaaatcaatatataggaatataaagaaataaaggtatgaatgcatgaaaatgtgacatgcaaaccaaaaaaaatcatgggCTTAGATCAATCCAAACCTAACAGCACACAACAGATCAACATATATAACACACATCTATAAtacatgaaaatatagttaCAATGCATGTGTGATGCAAAGCATGACATTTAGGACCATTTAAACATAACCCACACCAAAAATTTCAccaaaacttcatcaatttcgaaaaaccccaaaaattttcaaaaaatcccaaaatctaGGTCAGAATGCATGATATGTATGATTAAAGGCTAGAAAAGAGATCATACTAGTGAAAACTGCAATGAATAGACCGAAGAATGAgtaaggaagatgaagaggtTGAGTGAGAAGTGtttgggagagagaaaagtgatttTTTGTCAGGAGAGATTGaggagaaatgagagaaaatcgCACTAAAGAGTATATATAGAAATTCATAAAGCTCGATGGACCGAGAGATGTCGAGAGGTGTTGAGCTTTAAAAATGCATCTATTAtctgtcgagaggtgtccacagcTAAAGGTtctgtcgagaggtgtccacagcTAAAggatctcgatggatcgagaagctattgagaATCTATCGAGCATCCAGaaagtttctcgatggatcATGAAGCTATTGAGAATGAAATAAAAAGCAGCTAAAagggctcgatagatagcctagctatcgagaggtgtctaGCAGCTATCGAGATtacttaaaaacagttttttaaatagacaaaaacacagacatgaatgcaatcaagcatgctacacaatcaaagatccaaacaatattttaagctctcaaaatcatctctcaataagaaaaatgttaagcacatagatccaaaacacacacacacaaaacaagtctgaccaattttatattttaaaaagaagttgagatagtttagtgagcatacattaacgcatgtattccttgtgatggccaaatcacattgtacttgcacatgtatcaaaagtagcaaagaatattgcgtgttgtgtgtgaaaaatattgcaaaattgCATAAGTGtttacatgttatgacgatttgagatatgagaaaatcactgtaactcacacataatcatagttatttgatggggactatcaccttcgaggtacatcctataattcccacatctcctagaatatacgcttgcaatcatatgtaaagtattttgattctttttgttttttgttattctttacatatttttcttttaagcaaaccatgcatgggtatataagaaatagaaaagaaatactcaaTGATGATAAGCATTTGAtattccacttttgctatgccgaagcatacaaatgtcatttaatgattggcaggcaacagtggtgagatggttatttatgcatttctcttaagattttctagtccttcccgtcaaaagagtgatatgagtattAAGCACAagagagattacttaatcttactcatcacaaatacgagccacaaaactcacttccTTAGTTATGCATAAAAATGATCATTTAAGCTATataagatacaaaatttagaaaactttgtttcaatggccatccaaggtatacaagtaccaatatacataaacacacactatttttgtatttttctaatttttcaatctttttattttatttttttatgaaaaacaaaataaagcaaaactgaaaaataaactaacaaaaatatgttaaacaaaacaatgtataaaactagactgactcaaaacacgAAAGCAAagcacacaagtaatgcaaaacacaaacaagaagggagagagagaaaaagtgacagaatcacttggagcctttttccttccatacCTTGGTAGAACCTTTTTGTTTAGTAAACCCTTGATTCGGCaatgagggggaagaattgtaACCATTCATGTTCGAAAGGAGCATGAGGGtgttgagaagatctccaagaggagcaaaggaGGGTAGAAACTAATTCTGGTTTCCTAATGTGATCATgttgttgctctgttgagtggctaaccacttataacaattaggtcgagtatgtccagctGCTTCACAGTGATGACAAAAATGCTGTTTTTTCTGTTTGGGCTTTTGAGTATTTTCCTTCTTAGCCCTAAGgttcttaatttctttcttatcaagtttaagaggtgctcctaagatagatttaccattGTCTATGTCCTCAATTTCAATATTAtaagcaggaggaacaaaaatagtagtactagcagaagcaatactaggagaagagaaatcataccccaaaCCTGTTCGATCGGAAGCAaatttctgaagactgagcattTCATCGAGCTTTGCACTTGAATTCCTTTCCAACTAGGCTCTGACTTGGAATAGTTCTgtctcaagcttcttggtcttttcaACCAAGAAGTTATTCTCAAATCTTAGTGCTCTAATGGTTTGATTgacttcatcaaactttgtgaaAAATTCTTCTTGTTCAAGCTCCActtcactaagcttcttggtggccaacttatacaacttctcatgtttttctgagaccttgtatAATTTTGCATAAACTGTGTGGATATcgtcttgttcatccatcttttcaaacttagacttcaccaattctttttcttcatccacatcttcaataATCCCTTTAGTAGGATTTatagtggcagtgaaggcatttaggattccatcatcctcattgtcggaatcatcttCAAGCTCGGTGTCGCTCAAgatagcagcaagtgccttacttttcccaatggtcttaagatatgtagggcactcttgtttcatgtgtccgaaaccttgacacccaaagcatttTGGTCTTGAAGGAGCAGTCTACTGActgccatccctagcatccttctttcctttgtcctgGTTCTTGAACTGAGATGAACTGGACTGCTTGCGGTCTTTGTTAAATCCTttagcattggcattcttcataaaatttttgaattgtcAAGTGATATAGGAttttgaaagctcaaaaatgtgtgaaaatgcaagagctgtttagacccaaaaattaaaattacggctcggttgattttactctaacttaaactaagtgcggaatagagtaaatgcgagtggataaacaatataactactctaaactatattcatcaaatcacaacaataaaatgaaagctaaaagcatatagaagaagaatgcaaatacaagataacacgccaatgtgttattgaagaggaaattgaagaactcggcaaaaaacctctccgctgccctccaaacggtaaatcaatccactagagaataagttggagtacacgaataacaaaagacccttcaaacctagtctaccccatgtactcgagccctccaagctcctgctatcAACTGACTTCACCaagtcttgtcttctctagctctccGAATCACGTAAATTAGCCTGATTGCATCCACAAAAAAAATGGCTTCTTTTAATACTTTCCAGTAGCACcgaaacctcactttacactcaggatGGATGTGGTAAATGTTTGAGCTATCAATCTATCAAGGATTTGGAAATTGAGAGGTagaagttgaggaaaaccacaatagattatgtagaggattgtgggtataacaatctctaactcttaaaGGTTGTGACTAGGGCTTTCTCTTTGAAAAACACTCCTCAATATATGTGagtaatgtgggtataaatagtgtggGTAGAGACAGGGTGTATTAGATATGACAAATTgacaaaatagaattttccacAAGTATCTTGCGAGAAGACCTTACCCACGAGACACTCGCAAAAACCAGCTATCACCATCTTTcatgactcttcgtattccagtcatgtgctaagcacatgcttcacttcgtgGGAATGCTACTCGCGAGCTACCTACGAAAACTTCTTTAGTTTTCaattgccttgagtcttcacactctctcacacatacaacccttacaataaaatcccaTATAAAATACAAgatacaaaagattgaacataattacaatcaaatttgacacggaattaaagccaatacaaaatagttgtaaGTCACAACTTTACagatttcatcttagaatcttcatcgtctaaAGATTCATCAGtatcactgctcttggccttcaatgctaTGCTCTTGCACTTGCTTGATTTCCCaatccttgtcaaacccaactcataggtttGCAAATTGCCAACTAGCTCTGTCAAATGAATTTTGTCAATATTCGTTGATTCCTCAATCGCAGTGaccttggcatgaaatctctcgggtagagatctaagcacctttctaacaatcttgAGTTTAGgtatggtttccccaagattaaaagctaagttcactatgtccttgagcttggcatagaactcatcgaatgactcatcctcctccatcttaatctcttcaaagctcgtagtaagcctctgaagctttgaatccttgacagttttggttccctcataggttgtttggaggatagtccatgcttccttagtagttttagttgaggatatcttcttgaattcctcgTTCATGACCGCattgaataaagcattcaatgccctactgttgaagtttTCTGCCtcgatcttagcatcatcccagtcggccGGCGCTTCCAtaggcttggtccagcctatctctacagcttgccacaccttttcatctaatgactgcaagaaaactctcatgtatactttccagtatgcatagttagtgccatcaaataatggaggtataataagaaactatcctctatccatgacaaacagaggttaatggatcacacagcaaagattaaaacctaatcagagtgagcctactctgataccacttgataggacaagaatgtattgatctcttgtgatgaattaataaattaatttgccaagttaattaatcaattcaattagcatgcaatacgcgtggtagcacaaacaaatcaccaattgaCTAAATGTagcgaaaattaaattgaaatggtgatttgtttatgaatagggAAAAACTGCACGGCAAAAATCCCACTCTATGATTTTAAGGTCGCCACtctcgagaattcactattatcacaataagcagatataagtaaaggaatcccaataccttataccaacctacagttgaacccttactctaATACCCAATTatacttgttttgtagtgacaatatCTCATTTTCAAAGCACGGCTCCTAGTATGTAACTAACCAATTCAATGCGCAgttcccagtacgcgacttactcaccaacttgagaaagttgttggctgcaaagttctttagttcatcacacgatgaagatcacgaaactccttagTTAAAAAACCCtacagtgtacaaacacagtagcttcttcatgagaaagatgaactagggcaaattttgtctttggtcacaatttgcatgaacacaactttgcttcacacttgcgcaatctttgacggcccttaaaataattcttatatatgtttagggttgtgagaaaagaaagtccaaacatatacacacagattggatgaaaatcagagttgaaaatctgtttttatctatcaagctagctgtcgagcatcAGGCTTCAATAACTTTTAAACCTCGGTAGATACTAGCTATTGAGttagttgtcgagctttaaaattcagcacttcttcacttgtttgtttcttggatggatttgcatggttttaatacttgatcttgaaaccttatttcttgaagcattaaacacattctagatttacccaattataagtaaagtgtgttttgtcaaaggattaactaactacataaaatattgacatatgttcctaacataattcacatatgtcttaacattTTTGTTTGATATTATCCTTTTGATTCAAGTGGTCCATATTCTTCTAAATATTGTTATtatgaattatatttttcttaattacttttggtacaactaaaatttttaagtttcaaatttattatttaaaattttcactctcaaagagattatcatgattatgatgataataaaaaattatcacataattacaattgatattattcaaataattgataggcACATTTAAATTCATGATATTCATGTAGATTGTGTTTTAATATAAACTCAAACTCTCACATCCAAACTAACTAAGGATTAGCTCAAATAAATATCAAAGCAAAATTATACGAGGGAGTGAAAGGACTTGTGAtgtgtactaaaaaaaaaacaacaccaAAACGTATCAAGAGTTTCAAGAAAgaattatctctctctctctctatatatatatatatatttagagccataatttgttgtaattggctaatcctttgacaaaatgcactttacttgtaattgggtagatctaagatgggtttaatacttcaagaaacatgttactcaagtcaagtattaaagacatgaagattggtcTAAGAAACAACTGAAGAAAACTattcattaagtctcgacaaATAGTTCAACAAATACCTGCTGTTGAGGGAAGAAATTGATGCCTCTAAATGAAATGTTGGGAAACCAAACTGAGACTCAACTGGCTCTTGAGATGACACCTATAGGCTTTCGGTGTGATGACAAGCCTATCCAAGCAAGAAGAAACAAGAACTGCACttaacaaaacaacaacaaaggcccaataaaaaatatgttacaatacttaattagtatattagtggtcctattttgaTAGTCCAAGGGAAAAGAATTCTCCAGCAGTAAGGGTGAAGTTGTACTTAAGTCCAAAAGATGAATGGTCCAACGGTAAAAGTGGAATTGCACAGTCCAACCATCAATAATTAGATAGTATTTAAGCAAATTTTAGGTCCTTATGTGTCTCATTCAAGAGGAATTTATGTTGCTTTCAGCCATCATTACATTAATGTGAGGGAAAAGTTCAATTTTTACAAATACATCATATCCTTTGAcagaaaagtaaaaagtaaagaTTAAAGGTTCCCTAGGAAGAAAAAATGGAAGATTAATCGGCATGGtgtgaagggagagaaagatccCCAACTCAGTGCAGCAAGTATCTAAATTAAGACTTTAGTGGGTGTAAACTTATAAGACATGAATAAGATGAATGTGGGAT
The DNA window shown above is from Quercus lobata isolate SW786 chromosome 7, ValleyOak3.0 Primary Assembly, whole genome shotgun sequence and carries:
- the LOC115952457 gene encoding L-type lectin-domain containing receptor kinase IV.1-like isoform X2, with product MFPKLLILLPLLGSLVFSQDTSFTYNGFTSANLSLDGLAMITSNGLLRLTNDTKQQQGHAFYTTPISFKNSLNDTAFSFSTTFVFAIASVYRTLSGHGIAFVISPTRGRPGAVPSTYLGLFNETNNGNATNHVVAVELDTIQNPEFKDINDNHVGVDINSLESATSTSAGYYADGGAFMNLTLFSGNPMQVWVEYDGVKKQLNVTLAPIDVGKPKFPLLSLSRDLSPIINKTMYVGFSSATGSLLISHYILGWSFKMNGKAQELALSQLPKLPRGKERSKLLTIGLPVILVCLVLIAISGATYVIKRKRKFAELLEDWEVDYGPHRFKYKDLYIATKGFGDKELLGSGGFGRVYKGVLTTSKIEIAVKKVSHESRQGMREFVAEIVSIGRLRHRNLVPLLGYCRRKGELLLVYDYMSNGSLDKYLFDQPQVTLSWSQRFQVIKGVASGLLYLHEGWDQVVIHRDVKASNVLLDGELNGRLGDFGLARLYDHGTDPQTTHVVGTLGYLAPEHNRSGKATTSTDVYAFGAFMLEVACGRRPIQANGPSEDSILVDWVFSHLSRGEIMEARDPNCGTNYVAEELELVLKLGLMCSHSEAAARPSMRQVVQYLEDSLLSGGR
- the LOC115952457 gene encoding L-type lectin-domain containing receptor kinase IV.1-like isoform X1 — translated: MFPKLLILLPLLGSLVFSQDTSFTYNGFTSANLSLDGLAMITSNGLLRLTNDTKQQQGHAFYTTPISFKNSLNDTAFSFSTTFVFAIASVYRTLSGHGIAFVISPTRGRPGAVPSTYLGLFNETNNGNATNHVVAVELDTIQNPEFKDINDNHVGVDINSLESATSTSAGYYADGGAFMNLTLFSGNPMQVWVEYDGVKKQLNVTLAPIDVGKPKFPLLSLSRDLSPIINKTMYVGFSSATGSLLISHYILGWSFKMNGKAQELALSQLPKLPRGATYVIKRKRKFAELLEDWEVDYGPHRFKYKDLYIATKGFGDKELLGSGGFGRVYKGVLTTSKIEIAVKKVSHESRQGMREFVAEIVSIGRLRHRNLVPLLGYCRRKGELLLVYDYMSNGSLDKYLFDQPQVTLSWSQRFQVIKGVASGLLYLHEGWDQVVIHRDVKASNVLLDGELNGRLGDFGLARLYDHGTDPQTTHVVGTLGYLAPEHNRSGKATTSTDVYAFGAFMLEVACGRRPIQANGPSEDSILVDWVFSHLSRGEIMEARDPNCGTNYVAEELELVLKLGLMCSHSEAAARPSMRQVVQYLEGDVPFPDLSSLGLCSTGLTFAHGERFDDFFMTYPSSMNKGFSYSSSIADSLLSGGR